ATCGCCCAGACCGGCCACCCTGCCGTTCACCCGCACGCGCCCCTGCAGCAGCAGATCCTCGGCCCGCCGCCGGGAGCAGACGCCGGCGGCGGCCAGCAGCTTTTGGAGTCGCTCCCTTGGCATGGCATCCGGCAGCGGAGGGCCCGGCGGCAGGCGCCGTCCGGGGCGGGCACAGCCGCATTCTCTCCCGCGTCGGCGGCCGCTCGCCGCCCCGCCAACTGAGGCCGGGCTGGCACGCCGCCAGCAGGCGTTGGGCTGGTGCGTAGCTAGCAGGTGCGGGGATGGTGTGCGACCGATCCATGGTGGTAAATTACGAAACACAAACGTTTCCTAACCCTGCGAAACGCCACCATGCCTTCCCCGCCCTTGGCCACGGTTGATGCTTCCAGTGCCTCCATGGCGAGCGGCGACCTGGTGCGCTCGTATCTGCGGGACATCGGCCGCGTGCCGTTGCTGAGCCATGAGCAGGAGATCACGCTGGGCCGCCAGGTGCAGGAGCTG
Above is a window of Synechococcus sp. MW101C3 DNA encoding:
- a CDS encoding sigma-70 factor domain-containing protein, encoding MPSPPLATVDASSASMASGDLVRSYLRDIGRVPLLSHEQEITLGRQVQEL